The following is a genomic window from Malus sylvestris chromosome 7, drMalSylv7.2, whole genome shotgun sequence.
TATTCGGCTTCAACTGATCTGGTCAGTTTGGACTGGAAAAAGATGAAGATTCCTCCGGTTCTCACTTCTTCAGAACATGCTTGGTTGTTCAAGCTAATGCAACCTATGAAGGTGAGCCTTCTCAAATTTCCGTTTTCTGGCTGTAGTCTTGAAAACTGTCTTGTGTTTTCGGAATTGTTCCCGTGTTGTGCTGTGTGGGATGTATTTTGCTGTGAAATAATCATGTTTGTCATGATCCAGGGTCTCCATGAAGTGAGAGAGCAATTACAAAAAGATTTGGGGACAGAACCAACCAACGGCGAATTGGCTGAGGCGACAAACATGAGTGTGGTTCAAGTGAAAAAACATTTCGAAGTTGGTCGAGCTGCACGAAACAAGCTCATCAAGGCAAGCATTTTCTGCCTTAAGTCTtgctttaaattaattaaacatgGTTTTAAATGTGAAACAGAGAAACTAACTGGTAATGCTGATGTTTCTTGCAGCACAATCTCCGACTTGTGTTATTCGTcattaataaatattttcaaGACTTTGCAAATGGTCCAAAATTTCAAGACCTCTGCCAGGCAGGAGTAAGGGGGCTTATTACGGCAATTGATCGCTTTGAACCAAAAAGAAGTTTTCGGCTTTCCACATATGGTCTGTTCTGGATCAGGCATGCCATCATACGTTCCATGACAGTCTCAAGCTTTACTCGTGTTTCATTTGGCCTTGAGTCGGTAAGCATTTTTTGAACCTAAGCTAGGTCAGGGATGCATGTTTTCAGAATAGTAGAATCGTTGACATGACACTCTTGACAACGATAAGTACATAAGCATGGAAATTGGCGGTCTTAGTTCACATAGACAAGGGTTTTAGACTTCGTCTATAATGTTGGACTCTTTCAGTTTTTATGATAGAAGAGGAAATGAATGGCAGCGTTATGTTTCTAGGAACTTTCCTCGCTTAAGCGAATGGCAGCGTTACAGAATCCAAGTTGCAAGTAATGAAAACTTACGGTTTTCGCTGTTATATTTATGCAGGTTAGGGCGGAAATTCAAAAGGCCAAGCTTGAGATGATGTTTTCGCTCAAAAGGATTCCAACTGACGAAGAGATAATCGAAAAAGTTGGAATTTCGCCAGAGAGGTACCATGAAGTAATGAGGGCCTCAAAACCTGTTTCCTCTCTTCATTCAAGGCATGCAACCACACAAGAGGAGTATATCAACGGTATTACTGACGTCGATGGTGTTGAAGGTGATAACCGGCGGAAGCCTGCTCTTCTCAGGCTTGCTATTGATGATGTGGTACTTATTCTCTCCGTTAACCTCAGATTAATATGTCATTGCCTTCTCCACTTGAAATTGATTGCTAGATAGACACAGGATTATTaagcttcattttttttcaattaagcTAACTGACTTGCTGAGTTGATTTGGTCTAGTACCTCTCAATTCGAGAGCTCTCAAAGTTTCAAGTAGCTAATCCTTTCTCTAAATATTCTCTCCCAGCTTGATTCCCTGAAGCCGAAAGAAAGCCTGGTGATCAGACAGAGATACGGGCTTGATGGTAAGGGGGATAGAACATTGGGGGAGATTGCTGGAAACTTAAATATTTCACGAGAAATGGTTCGGAAGCATGAAGTCAAGGCTCTCATGAAGCTCAAACATCCAGCTCGAGTAGATTATCTTCGCAGATACATAGTCTAAAGTGATCGACACATATGCATATCGTCTTTGAAAGATCTTCCACCTTCGGATTACTACTGATTGCCATCTCAATGTTGTATACCACTCACGTTTGTACCATAGAAGAAATTTATAAAGGTCAGTAAAATAGAGATCTCATACTATCCAGTTCTACGGATGATATATAGACTTCGAGTTTCCATACATGTACCCCCGTGTATACATGAAATGTAATATTTTTCACCCCGTTCATACAATAATGTTCCATATGGGTACCAAATGTGTTTAGCACACTGAAACATACACTTATGATCATGATTTACACATAAGTACTACATGCACTCTGGTGATATCGCGCTTGCTTTGCTTCGCTACTGTGTGAAATCTTGAAATTTACCTTGCCAAGTTTTTACCTTTTTATTTCGTTAGAGGTTATCTATAGAGAGATGAACTGCAAGAACTGAATCACTGCACAAGAACAGAAagccaaaaaggaaaaaaaacaatcaaagaGGAAACTACTTAAATCCATTAAACATTCGACGAACAATTTTAGCGTCCTCTTTCTTATGCTGATTTCGTTTGTCAGCAAACGTATCACAATGCTTCATGATCCAAAACCTCTCTAGTTCTTCTGCTTTTCGACCTGGAATCCGACCGGCTATTAAATCCCACCTGAAACCGAGTACAGCCGTGAAGGCAGTTGTGAGTTTTAGAGTACAATAATCCTTAGGAGCAGTAACTTTTATAAACCAGACAGTAGAAAAGACAGCTTACAAGTTCAGAGTGCGAGTACCAGACGTGTCTATTCTTTATTTTCTCACTCGTTAGAAGGCACTATTTTC
Proteins encoded in this region:
- the LOC126629728 gene encoding RNA polymerase sigma factor sigE, chloroplastic/mitochondrial — encoded protein: MGVVTVSTSAARTPLGLSAKSTSQRSTFRKPLIVAFKTDESNKTALVAPQGKIPLPIETRKKHQKRIGKARKLAKSVKSTATDVAAPCTTLEVDYNEAAAKLENLYKRSPEIEADVDVEDADGLMRRGRKRRKKTSESNHEKEEKRTSDIVVRSKTKKAKRLNLDKRVSLKWNKDEKVVSSVQKRKDQKNEMEKIEELVREYSASTDLVSLDWKKMKIPPVLTSSEHAWLFKLMQPMKGLHEVREQLQKDLGTEPTNGELAEATNMSVVQVKKHFEVGRAARNKLIKHNLRLVLFVINKYFQDFANGPKFQDLCQAGVRGLITAIDRFEPKRSFRLSTYGLFWIRHAIIRSMTVSSFTRVSFGLESVRAEIQKAKLEMMFSLKRIPTDEEIIEKVGISPERYHEVMRASKPVSSLHSRHATTQEEYINGITDVDGVEGDNRRKPALLRLAIDDVLDSLKPKESLVIRQRYGLDGKGDRTLGEIAGNLNISREMVRKHEVKALMKLKHPARVDYLRRYIV
- the LOC126629729 gene encoding MYB-like transcription factor TCL1, translating into MDRCRRKRPQITISDQSEEVISNEWEFINMTEQEEDILCRMYRLVGPRWDLIAGRIPGRKAEELERFWIMKHCDTFADKRNQHKKEDAKIVRRMFNGFK